Proteins encoded in a region of the Populus alba chromosome 13, ASM523922v2, whole genome shotgun sequence genome:
- the LOC118053299 gene encoding uncharacterized protein, with protein sequence MLFHGSTPFLLHPENQHTFHFCLHPLRHKHWHKKRSHIKHTTRVMACAAARATVSFHLPQLSPPKSRTRFSKLSFLSIHKPQKTHLFSLHSIDVSREDKTPTLSDSTQTNPPTESPPEEEEEEEEPQFDKRRLEEKFAVLNTGIYECRSCGYKYDEAVGDPSYPLPPGFQFDKLPDDWRCPTCGAAQSFFESKSVEIAGFAQNQQYGLGGNALTSGQKTILIYGTLFFFFVLFLSGYFLQ encoded by the coding sequence ATGCTCTTCCATGGATCCACTCCGTTTCTCCTCCACCCAGAAAATCAACACACATTCCATTTTTGTCTACACCCTTTAAGACACAAACACTGGCACAAGAAAAGAAGCCATATAAAACACACAACTCGAGTAATGGCTTGTGCAGCCGCAAGAGCCACTGTGTCCTTCCACCTTCCACAGCTTTCCCCTCCAAAATCCAGAACCCGTTTCTCAAAACTGTCATTCCTCTCCATTCATAAACCCCAAAAGACTCATCTTTTCTCTCTACACTCCATTGATGTCTCCAGAGAAGACAAGACGCCAACTCTATCAGATTCAACCCAAACCAATCCACCAACAGAGTCTCCTcccgaagaagaagaagaagaagaagagccaCAGTTCGATAAGAGAAGGTTGGAAGAGAAGTTTGCAGTTTTAAACACTGGGATTTATGAGTGTAGGTCTTGTGGCTACAAATACGATGAGGCAGTTGGTGACCCATCATATCCATTACCACCAGGGTTTCAGTTTGACAAGCTACCTGATGATTGGAGGTGTCCAACTTGTGGAGCTGCACAGAGTTTCTTCGAGAGTAAAAGTGTGGAGATTGCTGGGTTTGCACAGAACCAGCAGTATGGATTAGGAGGCAATGCACTTACTTCTGGTCAAAAGACTATTTTGATATATGGGaccttgttcttcttctttgttctgTTCTTGTCAGGGTATTTTCTGCAATAG
- the LOC118053298 gene encoding protein transport protein SEC24 C, producing MASNVPPGAPRQPPPPSYNPNYQQNPNILSDNFQNLNLNRPSSMPNSAPRPSPFGQPPPFPSSAPSPQFSRPGAPPPGVVPRPSVPPSGLPPSTFPPNVTPGRPTGPPFSQPQPFSQTQPFSQTQPFGQTQPFGSRPPPGSFPSSASSGLGMGPVSGAPPQGSLVPPLGSRPSPAAPSSSPLSMPPSSSFGGLMSNGPPAPAFQSAPRFPSPVSAPQQPPMGPPPTVGLARAPPQSMRQLMGSLGISGQPVAPFSAPPQGTPFSAQHGMAPPPVGSPFAPQMQPQSVAQPPPIPGSAQPPRMFGMPPPLPNQMTAISPVMGQTGSPLSGASKIDPNQIPRPIPGSSVILHDTRAGNQANPPPPAISDYIVTDTGNCSPRYMRCTINQIPCTVDLLSTSGMPLALLLQPLALPHPSEDPVQVVDFGESGPVRCSRCKGYINPFMKFIDQGRQFICNLCGFTDETPRDYHCNLGPDGRRRDADERPELCRGTVEFVATKEYMVRDPMPAVYFFLIDVSMHAIQTGATAAACSSINQVIADLPEGPRTMVGIATFDSTIHFYNLKRALQQPLMLIVPDIHDVYTPLQTDVIVPVSECRQHLELLLDSIPTMFQNSRIAESAFSAAIKAAFLAMKNTGGKLLVFQSVLPSVGIGALSAREAEGRSNISAGEKEAHKLLQPADKTLKEMAIEFAEYQVCVDVFITTQTYVDIASISVIPKTTGGQVYYYYPFSAVSDPAKLYNDLRWNVTRPQGFEAVMRVRCSQGIQVQEYHGNFCKRIPTDIDLAAIDCDKTIMVTLKHDDKLQDGSECAFQCALLYTTVYGQRRIRVTNLSLPCTNNLSNLFRLADLDSQFVCFLKQAASEIPSNPPLVIRDRVTNFCINILLSYRKFCATVSSSGQLILPEALKLLPLYTLALIKSTGLKLDGRIDDRSFWINYVSSVSTPLAIPLVHPRMIAIHDLDSQEAIGSLIPPALPLSSEYVNDNGVYLLENGQDVSIYIGNSVNPDILQKLFGISSVAEIPTQYVLEQYDNPLSKKLNDVVNEIRRQRCSFLRLKLCKKGDPSGMSFFSYLVEDKVPAGTLSYVEFLVQVHRQIQVKMSS from the exons ATGGCATCTAATGTGCCTCCAGGGGCACCTAGGCAACCACCACCGCCTAGTTATAACCCAAATTATCAGCAAAACCCGAATATTTTATCCGATAATTTTCAGAATTTGAATCTCAACCGGCCCTCTTCCATGCCGAATTCAGCTCCTAGGCCTTCGCCATTTGGCCAACCACCGCCATTTCCCTCCTCAGCTCCTTCACCACAATTTTCCCGGCCTGGTGCACCACCTCCTGGTGTTGTCCCTAGACCTTCAGTGCCCCCCTCGGGATTACCTCCATCCACTTTCCCCCCAAATGTTACCCCTGGTAGACCTACTGGGCCGCCTTTCAGTCAGCCGCAGCCTTTCAGTCAGACGCAGCCTTTCAGTCAGACGCAGCCTTTCGGTCAGACGCAGCCTTTTGGGTCCAGACCGCCTCCGGGGTCATTCCCGTCTTCTGCAAGTAGTGGTCTGGGAATGGGTCCTGTCTCTGGTGCACCACCTCAAGGCTCACTTGTACCGCCCTTGGGTTCTCGCCCTAGTCCTGCTGCACCATCTTCTTCACCTTTGAGTATGCCCCCATCCAGTTCATTTGGTGGTTTAATGAGTAATGGGCCACCAGCACCAGCTTTCCAGAGTGCTCCACGATTTCCTTCCCCTGTTAGTGCACCACAGCAACCGCCCATGGGTCCTCCACCAACAGTGGGGTTGGCTCGCGCACCGCCTCAAAGCATGCGCCAATTAATGGGTAGTTTGGGGATTAGTGGCCAGCCAGTTGCTCCTTTTTCAGCACCACCTCAAGGGACACCGTTTTCAGCTCAGCATGGGATGGCACCACCACCAGTAGGTTCTCCTTTTGCACCACAGATGCAACCGCAGTCT GTAGCTCAACCTCCACCGATTCCTGGTTCTGCTCAACCACCTAGAATGTTTGGAATGCCACCACCACTACCAAATCAAATGACTGCTATATCACCTGTTATGGGTCAAACTGGAAGTCCTTTATCAGGAGCATCAAAGATTGATCCCAATCAAATTCCCCGGCCCATTCCAGGTTCCTCTGTGATCCTACATGATACTCGTGCGGGGAATCAGGCCAACCCACCACCG CCTGCTATAAGTGACTACATTGTTACAGACACTGGGAATTGCAGTCCACGGTACATGAGGTGCACCATCAATCAG ATTCCATGCACGGTTGATCTGTTATCAACATCTGGCATGCCGTTGGCTTTGTTGCTTCAACCTCTGGCCCTTCCTCATCCATCAGAGGATCCTGTCCAG GTTGTTGATTTTGGAGAAAGTGGTCCTGTTCGTTGTTCTCGTTGCAAAGGCTACATAAATCCCTTTATGAAATTCATTGATCAAGGGAGGCAGTTCATTTGTAATTTGTGTG GGTTTACTGATGAGACTCCCCGTGACTACCACTGCAATCTAGGTCCAGATGGTAGGCGTAGAGATGCTGATGAAAGGCCTGAGCTATGCAGGGGAACAGTTGAATTTGTTGCCACAAAAGAATACAtg GTTCGTGATCCTATGCCGGCTGTGTATTTCTTTCTTATTGATGTATCCATGCATGCCATACAAACTGGTGCAACTGCTGCAGCTTGCAGTTCAATTAATCAAGTTATTGCTGATCTTCCG GAAGGGCCACGGACAATGGTGGGCATTGCAACTTTTGATTCAACAATCCATTTTTACAATCTGAAACGGGCATTACAACAG CCACTGATGCTTATTGTACCTGATATACATGATGTTTACACTCCTCTGCAAACTGATGTTATTGTTCCGGTTTCCGAG TGCCGTCAACATTTAGAGCTATTATTGGATAGTATTCCAACTATGTTTCAGAACAGTAGAATTGCTGAATCAGCCTTCAGTGCAGCAATCAAG GCAGCTTTTTTGGCAATGAAAAATACTGGCGGGAAGCTTTTGGTATTTCAATCAG TCTTGCCTTCTGTTGGCATTGGAGCCCTTTCTGCTCGAGAGGCTGAGGGAAGAAGTAACATCTCTGCAGGGGAGAAG GAGGCCCATAAATTACTCCAACCAGCAGACAAAACATTGAAGGAAATGGCAATTGAATTTGCTGAATATCAG GTCTGTGTTGATGTGTTCATCACTACCCAGACTTATGTCGACATTGCTTCTATCTCTGTCATCCCAAAAACAACTGGAGGGCAG GTTTATTATTACTATCCTTTCTCTGCTGTTTCTGATCCAGCAAAGCTGTACAATGATCTCAGATGGAATGTCACACGACCTCAAGGGTTTGAGGCAGTGATGCGTGTGAGGTGCAGCCAG GGCATTCAAGTTCAAGAATACCATGGAAACTTTTGCAAGCGCATTCCAACAGATATTGACCTAGCTGCG aTTGATTGTGACAAAACTATTATGGTTACATTAAAACATGATGATAAGTTGCAGGATGGCTCAGAATGTGCTTTCCAG TGTGCCCTCCTCTACACCACAGTGTATGGACAAAGAAGAATTCGTGTTACAAATTTATCATTACCATGCACAAACAATTTAAGTAATCTGTTCCGCTTGGCTGACTTGGATTCCCAATTTGTGTGTTTCTTGAAGCAAG CGGCAAGTGAAATCCCTTCCAACCCACCCTTGGTTATCCGAGACCGAGTGACAAACTTTTGCATAAACATTCTGCTTTCATATCGCAAATTTTGTGCGACAGTATCATCATCAGGACAACTCATCCTTCCAGAAGCACTTAAACTTCTGCCCCTGTACACCCTCG CATTAATTAAAAGTACAGGATTGAAACTCGATGGGAGGATAGACGATCGGTCTTTTTGGATCAATTATGTTTCTTCTGTTTCTACTCCTTTAGCGATTCCATTGGTGCACCCTAGGATGATTGCAATCCACGACCTTGATTCACAG GAAGCAATTGGATCTCTTATCCCCCCTGCACTTCCTCTTTCTAGTGAATATGTGAATGACAATGGAGTTTATCTTCTTGAGAATGGTCAGGATGTTTCAATATATATTGGGAACTCGGTTAATCCAGATATCTTGCAAAAACTGTTTGGCATTTCATCTGTTGCTGAAATCCCAACTCAG TATGTCCTGGAGCAATATGACAATCCACTATCAAAGAAACTAAATGATGTGGTGAACGAGATACGACGCCAAAGATGTTCTTTCCTGCG TTTAAAGTTGTGTAAAAAAGGAGATCCATCAG GAATGTCATTCTTCTCATATTTGGTTGAAGACAAGGTTCCAGCTGGCACTCTCTCCTATGTAGAATTTCTAGTGCAGGTCCATCGGCAAATTCAAGTAAAAATGTCTTCATAA
- the LOC118053296 gene encoding receptor-like kinase TMK4, with protein MGHHHPFLFSLFLLLFSTATADDGATILKLANSITPLPSGWSTKSSTTFCSWHGINCDSSKSRVTSISLSKLSLSGTLPPEISTLSELQSLSVQGNQLSGDLPSLANLTNLQYIFLDSNNFTSIPPGFFQGLTGLQTLSIGNNVNLSPWKLPTDLAQCTSLTTLTANDCQLFGSIPDVFGSLPSLQNLRLSYNNLTGVLPPSFANSGIQNLWVNNQQIGLSGSIEVIGSITQLSQVWLHVNQFTGPIPDLTECKSIFDLQLRDNQLTGIVPASLVSLPNLVNVSLSNNKFQGPVPQFPPSVITVKNEGINKYCAGPGAPCDALVMTLLEIAGGFGYPSTLSDKWDGNDACGWPLVTCDAGKKNVVTVNLAKQQFTGSISPSFAKLSSLKSLYLNENNLTGSIPDSLTKLPELETLDVSNNNLSGKIPEFPGSVKLITKPGNPFLRTDVDTSSGGTTNGTSSGGTTSGGSSAGSTKIPGGMIAGIIVAVVIFIVVLSFILYKYKKRHPKSGKELKQDGGKAFFKNEVAGGGNGYNKVPIALHGQSSDGDNSKNIFEGGNVAVPIEFLRQVTDNFHEINIIGRGGFGVVYRGELHDGTKIAVKRMESTVMINKGISEFQAEIAVLTKVRHRHLVALLGYCINGNERLLVYEYMPQGTLGQHLFECHDYRYTPLTWKQRITIALDVARGVEYLHSLAQQSFIHRDLKTSNILLGDDMRAKVADFGLVKNAPDGKYSVETRLAGTFGYLAPEYAATGRVTSKVDVYAFGVVLMEIITGRKAVDDTRPEEAAHLVTWFRRILINKENIPKAIDESLNPDEETLATIYTVTELAGHCTARDPYQRPDMGHAVNVLAPLVKQWRPASQQEDQNCGTDLDTNLPETLRRWQTEEGTSTMSDDTSFTQTRSSVPSMTSGFSDTFTSNDCR; from the exons ATGGGTCACCACCACCCTTTCCTCTTCtccctcttcctcctcctcttctccaCCGCCACAGCCGACGACGGCGCCACCATTCTTAAGCTGGCCAACTCCATAACCCCATTACCCTCCGGCTGGTCCACAAAATCCTCCACCACTTTTTGTTCCTGGCATGGTATAAACTGTGATTCTTCCAAATCAAGAGTCACCTCCATTTCTCTCTCAAAACTCAGCCTCTCAGGCACTCTTCCTCCAGAAATATCTACCCTTTCTGAACTACAATCTCTTTCTGTACAGGGCAACCAGCTTTCTGGGGATCTCCCATCCCTCGCCAACTTAACGAATTTGCAATACATTTTCTTGGATTCCAACAATTTCACGTCCATCCCTCCTGGTTTTTTTCAAGGATTAACGGGTTTGCAAACGTTAAGTATTGgaaataatgtaaatttgtcTCCGTGGAAGCTTCCAACTGATTTAGCTCAATGTACTAGTCTGACAACGTTAACAGCCAATGATTGTCAACTTTTTGGTTCTATTCCTGATGTTTTTGGGTCGTTACCAAGTTTGCAGAATTTGAGACTGAGTTATAATAATTTGACGGGGGTTTTGCCACCTTCTTTTGCGAATTCTGGGATACAGAATTTGTGGGTGAATAATCAGCAAATTGGGTTAAGTGGGAGTATTGAGGTGATTGGATCGATAACTCAGTTGTCTCAGGTTTGGCTTCATGTGAATCAATTTACGGGTCCTATACCAGATTTGACAGAATGTAAGAGCATTTTTGATTTGCAGTTGAGGGATAATCAGCTTACAGGGATTGTGCCTGCGTCGTTGGTTTCTTTGCCGAATTTAGTGAATGTTTCTTTGTCTAATAACAAGTTCCAAGGACCTGTGCCTCAGTTTCCCCCGTCTGTTATCACCGTTAAAAATGAAGGGATTAACAAATACTGTGCAGGTCCTGGGGCTCCTTGTGATGCTCTGGTGATGACGTTGCTTGAGATTGCTGGGGGTTTTGGGTATCCTTCGACATTGTCTGATAAGTGGGATGGTAATGATGCTTGTGGTTGGCCCCTTGTTACTTGTGACGCTGGGAAGAAGAATGTTGTTACTGTGAATTTGGCAAAGCAGCAATTTACGGGGAGTATCTCTCCATCGTTTGCCAAGCtctcttctttgaaaagtttGTATCTCAATGAGAATAACTTGACGGGTTCAATTCCTGATAGCTTGACCAAGCTGCCAGAGCTAGAAACCCTTGACGTTTCCAACAATAACCTATCAGGAAAAATTCCTGAGTTTCCAGGCTCTGTGAAATTAATTACAAAGCCGGGGAACCCTTTCTTGAGGACAGATGTAGATACTTCCAGTGGAGGAACTACCAATGGCACTTCCAGTGGAGGAACTACCAGTGGAGGAAGCAGTGCAGGTAGTACCAAGATACCTGGAGGTATGATTGCAGGCATCATTGTTGCTGTTGTCATCTTTATTGTTGTCCTGTCATTTatcttatataaatataagaaacgACATCCCAAATCTGGGAAGGAGTTGAAACAGGATGGTGGAAAGgcatttttcaaaaatgaagttgcagGTGGAGGGAATGGTTATAATAAGGTCCCTATTGCATTGCATGGCCAGAGCAGTGATGGTGATAacagcaaaaatatttttgagggTGGGAATGTTGCTGTGCCAATTGAATTTCTTCGACAAGTGACTGATAATTTTCATGAGATTAATATTATAGGAAGAGGTGGTTTTGGAGTGGTTTATAGAGGAGAGTTGCATGATGGAACTAAGATTGCTGTGAAGAGAATGGAATCCACAGTGATGATAAACAAAGGTATTAGTGAGTTTCAAGCAGAGATTGCGGTGCTTACAAAGGTTAGGCATAGACATCTAGTTGCTCTCTTAGGTTATTGTATAAATGGCAACGAGAGACTGTTGGTCTATGAGTATATGCCACAAGGAACACTAGGACAGCATCTATTTGAATGTCACGATTACAGGTACACTCCACTTACATGGAAGCAGCGGATCACAATTGCACTGGATGTGGCAAGAGGAGTCGAGTATCTGCACAGTTTAGCACAGCAGAGTTTCATTCACAGAGATttgaaaacttcaaatattCTTCTTGGGGACGACATGAGAGCCAAAGTGGCTGATTttggtttggttaaaaatgcacCAGATGGGAAGTATTCTGTGGAAACACGATTGGCAGGCACATTTGGTTATCTTGCACCTGAGTATGCTG cTACAGGAAGAGTGACTTCAAAGGTGGATGTTTATGCCTTTGGAGTTGTTCTAATGGAGATTATAACTGGCAGAAAAGCAGTGGATGACACTAGGCCAGAAGAGGCAGCTCATCTGGTCACATGGTTCCGCAGGATCCTGATCAACAAGGAGAACATTCCAAAGGCAATTGATGAGTCTCTAAATCCAGATGAAGAGACATTAGCCACCATTTATACGGTGACTGAGTTAGCAGGACATTGCACTGCTCGTGATCCATATCAGAGACCAGACATGGGGCATGCAGTGAATGTACTGGCACCTCTTGTGAAGCAATGGAGGCCGGCTAGCCAACAAGAGGACCAGAACTGTGGCACTGACCTTGACACCAACCTTCCTGAAACACTGCGAAGATGGCAAACTGAAGAAGGTACTTCTACGATGTCTGATGATACTTCCTTCACTCAGACCAGGTCAAGTGTTCCCTCAATGACCTCTGGCTTTTCAGACACATTTACTTCAAATGATTGTCGGTGA
- the LOC118053295 gene encoding guanosine deaminase isoform X1 encodes MEDDNVMEAEDQTISMASSFAGYQEAVQDRDHKFLSRAVEEAYKGVECGDGGPFGAVVVRNDEVVMSCHNMVLQNTDPTAHAEVTAIREACKKLNRIELSDCEIYASCEPCPMCFGAIHLSRLKRLVYGAEAEAAIAIGFDDFIADALRGTGFYQKAHLEIKKADGSGAVIAEQVFEKTKSKFTMY; translated from the exons ATGGAGGATGATAATG TGATGGAAGCTGAAGACCAAACTATTTCTATGGCATCTTCTTTTGCTGGTTATCAAGAAG CTGTTCAGGATAGAGACCATAAATTTTTAAGTAGAGCAGTTGAAGAAGCTTATAAAGGCGTCGAGTGTGGTGACGGAGGTCCATTCGGTGCTGTCGTTGTTCGAAACGATGAAGTAGTCATGAGCTGTCACAACATGGTTTTGCAAAACACCGATCCCACTGCGCACGCCGAAGTTACTGCCATTAGAGAG GCATGTAAGAAGCTGAACCGAATTGAGCTCTCGGATTGCGAAATATACGCGTCCTGCGAGCCTTGTCCGATGTGCTTCGGTGCCATCCATCTCTCAAGACTCAAG AGGTTGGTTTACGGAGCAGAAGCTGAAGCAGCTATTGCAATTGGGTTTGATGATTTCATTGCTGATGCATTAAGAGGTACTGGGTTCTATCAGAAGGCTCACTTGGAGATCAAGAAAGCCGACGGTAGTGGCGCTGTTATCGCAGAACAAGTATTCGAAAAGACCAAGTCGaaatttaccatgtattga
- the LOC118053295 gene encoding guanosine deaminase isoform X2, translating to MSCHNMVLQNTDPTAHAEVTAIREACKKLNRIELSDCEIYASCEPCPMCFGAIHLSRLKRLVYGAEAEAAIAIGFDDFIADALRGTGFYQKAHLEIKKADGSGAVIAEQVFEKTKSKFTMY from the exons ATGAGCTGTCACAACATGGTTTTGCAAAACACCGATCCCACTGCGCACGCCGAAGTTACTGCCATTAGAGAG GCATGTAAGAAGCTGAACCGAATTGAGCTCTCGGATTGCGAAATATACGCGTCCTGCGAGCCTTGTCCGATGTGCTTCGGTGCCATCCATCTCTCAAGACTCAAG AGGTTGGTTTACGGAGCAGAAGCTGAAGCAGCTATTGCAATTGGGTTTGATGATTTCATTGCTGATGCATTAAGAGGTACTGGGTTCTATCAGAAGGCTCACTTGGAGATCAAGAAAGCCGACGGTAGTGGCGCTGTTATCGCAGAACAAGTATTCGAAAAGACCAAGTCGaaatttaccatgtattga
- the LOC118053294 gene encoding small ribosomal subunit protein eS24z, translating to MADKAVTIRTRKFMTNRLLSRKQFIIDVLHPGRANVSKAELKEKLANLYEVKDPNTIFVFKFRTHFGGGKSTGFGLIYDTVDNAKKYEPKYRLIRNGLATKIEKSRKQLKERKNRAKKVRGVKKTKAGDAAKKK from the exons ATGGCAGACAAAGCAGTTACCATTCGTACCAGGAAATTCATGACAAATCGTCTCCTTTCAAGGAAGCAATTT ATCATTGATGTTCTTCATCCTGGTAGAGCCAATGTTTCTAAG GCAGAGCTGAAGGAGAAGCTGGCAAATTTGTATGAGGTGAAGGACCCCAATACAATCTTTGTATTCAAATTTAGGACCCATTTTGGTGGTGGGAAATCCACTGGATTTGGGTTGATTTATGATACAGTTGACAATGCAAAGAAGTACGAGCCCAAGTACAGGCTCATAAGG AATGGGCTTGCCACAAAGATAGAGAAGTCGAGGAAGCAATTGAAGGAGAGAAAGAACAGGGCAAAGAAAGTCCGTGGAGTCAAGAAG ACTAAGGCCGGAGATGCTGCAAAGAAGAAATGA